The following proteins are co-located in the Lagenorhynchus albirostris chromosome 4, mLagAlb1.1, whole genome shotgun sequence genome:
- the SMARCAD1 gene encoding SWI/SNF-related matrix-associated actin-dependent regulator of chromatin subfamily A containing DEAD/H box 1 isoform X2, with amino-acid sequence MSKTNGLSEDLIWHCKTLIQERDVVIRLMNKCEDISNKLTKQVTMLTGNGGGWNIEQPSILNQSLSLKPYQKVGLNWLALVHKHGLNGILADEMGLGKTIQAIAFLAYLYQEGNKGPHLIVVPASTIDNWLREVNLWCPTLKVLCYYGSQEERKQIRYNIHSKYEEYNVIVTTYNCAISSSDDRSLFRRLKLNYAIFDEGHMLKNMGSIRYQHLMTINANNRLLLTGTPVQNNLLELMSLLNFVMPHMFSSSTSEIRRMFSSKTKSADEQTIYEKERIAHAKQIIKPFILRRVKEEVLKQLPPKKDRIELCAMSEKQEQLYLGLFNRLKKSINNMEKNTEMCNVMMQLRKMANHPLLHRQYYTAEKLKEMSQLMLKEPTHCEANPDLIFEDMEVMTDFELHVLCKQYRHINNFQLDMDLILDSGKFRVLGCILSELKQKGDRVVLFSQFTMMLDILEVLLKHHQHRYLRLDGKTQISERIHLIDEFNTDMDIFVFLLSTKAGGLGINLTSANVVILHDIDCNPYNDKQAEDRCHRVGQTKEVLVIKLIGQGTIEESMLKINQQKLKLEQDMTTVDEGDEGSMPADIATLLKTSMGL; translated from the exons ATGTCCAAAACGAATGGCTTATCAGAAGATTTGATATGGCACTGTAAAACACTGATCCAAGAAAGGGATGTAGTTATAAGGCTTATGAACAAATGTGaagacatttcaaataaattgaCAAAACAAGTTACCATGCTCACTGGAAATGGAGGTGGATGGAACATAGAACAACCCTCCATTCTAAACCAAAG TTTGTCACTCAAGCCCTATCAGAAGGTTGGTTTGAATTGGCTGGCATTGGTACATAAACATGGACTTAATGGCATTTTGGCAGATGAAATG GGCCTGGGAAAAACTATTCAAGCGATTGCATTCCTAGCGTACCTCTATCAGGAGGGTAATAAAGGTCCTCATTTGATTGTTGTTCCAGCATCAACTATAG ataactGGCTAAGGGAAGTTAATTTATGGTGTCCCACTTTAAAGGTGCTCTGTTACTATG GTTCTCAAGAAGAACGTAAACAGATTAGATATAACATTCATAGTAAATACGAAGAATACAATGTAATCGTGACCAC GTATAATTGTGCAATCAGCAGTTCTGATGATCGTAGTCTGTTTCGTCGGCTAAAATTGAATTACGCAATTTTTGATGAGGGCCATATGCTGAAGAATATGGGCTCCATCCGCTACCAGCACCTTATGACAATTAAT GCAAATAACCGTTTGCTGCTCACAGGAACACCTGTGCAGAATAACCTGTTAGAACTCATGtcgctgttgaattttgttatgCCGCACATGTTCAGTAGTAGCACCAGTGAAATACGaagaatgttttcttctaagaca aaatCAGCAGATGAGCAAACTATATATGAAAAGGAGAGAATAGCACAtgcaaaacaaattataaaaccaTTTATTCTCAGAAGAGTAAAAGAAGAG GTTCTCAAGCAGCTACCCCCCAAGAAAGATCGAATTGAGTTGTGTGCAATGTCAGAGAAGCAGGAGCAACTCTATTTGGGTCTTTTCAACAGATTGAAAAAATCTATCAATAACATGG aaaaaaacacagaaatgtgCAATGTCATGATGCAGTTGAGAAAAATGGCCAATCATCCTTTATTACATCGCCAATATTACACAGCTGAAAAACTCAAGGAAATGTCTCAGCTTATGCTAAAG gaacCTACACATTGTGAGGCTAACCCTGACCTGATCTTTGAAGATATGGAAGTTATGACAGACTTTGAATTACATGTACTTTGTAAACAGTATCGACACATTAATAACTTCCAGTTAGACATGGACTTGATTTTAGATTCTGGAAAATTTCGAGTTTTAGGCTGCATCTTGTCTGAATTGAAACAGAAG GGTGATAGAGTTGTATTATTTAGCCAATTTACCATGATGCTGGATATTTTAGAGGTTCTCTTAAAACATCATCAGCATAGGTACCTCAGATTAGATGGAAAGACTCAGATTTCTGAAAG GATTCATCTAATTGACGAGTTTAATACCGATATGGATATCTTTGTGTTTCTGCTGTCAACAAAAGCTGGtggcctaggaataaacctgacttCAGCAAATGTTGTTATACTTCACGATATTGACTGTAATCCTTACAATGACAAACAAGCAGAAGATAGATGCCATAGAGTAGGCCAGACTAA AGAAGTACTAGTTATAAAATTAATAGGCCAAGGGACAATCGAAGAATCCATGCTAaaaattaatcaacagaaattgaaACTAGAACAAGATATGACCACAGTAGATGAAG GTGACGAAGGGAGTATGCCAGCAGATATAGCCACATTACTAAAAACATCAATGGGCCTGTGA